The following are encoded together in the Blautia obeum ATCC 29174 genome:
- a CDS encoding tyrosine-type recombinase/integrase, with protein sequence MAKGSVRKKGKKWYYRFYVEDASGNLVQKECVGTESKSETEKLLRQAMDDYEKKKFVAKAENLTVGQLLDVWAEEELKTSTLSNGTVENYLGTIRNIKKHPLAERKLKNVTSEHLQSFFDLLSFGGVHPDGKEKKGYSKDYIHSFSAVMQQSFRFAVFPKQYITFNPMQYIKLRYQTDEVDLFSDEDMDGNIQPISREDYERLLAYLQKKNPAAILPIQIAYYAGLRIGEACGLAWQDVNLEEQCLTIRRSIRYDGSKRKYIIGPTKRKKVRVVDFGDTLVEIFRNARKEQLKNRMQYGELYHTNYYKEVKEKNRVYYEYYCLDRTEEVPADYKEISFVCLRPDGCLELPTTLGTVCRKVAKTLEGFEGFHFHQLRHTYTSNLLANGAAPKDVQELLGHSDVSTTMNVYAHSTRDAKRKSVRLLDKVVGND encoded by the coding sequence ATGGCAAAAGGATCTGTAAGAAAAAAAGGAAAGAAATGGTACTACCGCTTCTATGTAGAGGACGCAAGCGGCAATCTTGTTCAGAAAGAATGCGTTGGAACAGAAAGCAAAAGTGAAACTGAAAAGCTGCTCCGTCAGGCAATGGATGATTATGAGAAAAAGAAATTTGTTGCCAAAGCGGAAAATCTCACAGTCGGACAACTTTTAGATGTGTGGGCAGAGGAGGAATTAAAAACAAGTACGCTCAGCAATGGTACGGTGGAGAATTACCTCGGAACAATACGAAATATTAAGAAACATCCGCTGGCAGAACGGAAATTAAAAAATGTAACCTCTGAGCATTTGCAATCCTTCTTTGATTTGCTTTCCTTTGGGGGAGTTCATCCCGATGGAAAAGAGAAAAAGGGTTACAGCAAAGATTATATCCATTCTTTTTCCGCAGTCATGCAGCAATCTTTCCGTTTTGCAGTATTTCCAAAGCAGTATATTACGTTCAATCCCATGCAGTATATTAAACTGCGGTATCAGACGGATGAAGTGGATTTGTTTTCCGATGAGGATATGGACGGAAATATCCAACCAATTTCACGAGAAGATTATGAAAGATTACTTGCTTATCTGCAAAAAAAGAACCCAGCCGCAATACTTCCAATCCAGATAGCTTATTATGCCGGACTCCGTATTGGAGAAGCCTGCGGTTTGGCATGGCAGGATGTAAATCTGGAAGAACAATGCCTTACCATAAGACGCAGCATCCGATATGATGGCTCAAAGCGCAAATATATCATCGGACCAACCAAGCGGAAAAAAGTAAGGGTTGTTGATTTTGGAGATACGCTGGTAGAGATTTTCCGTAATGCCCGGAAAGAGCAGTTAAAAAACCGGATGCAGTACGGAGAACTTTATCACACGAACTACTACAAAGAGGTCAAAGAGAAAAACAGAGTGTACTACGAATATTATTGCTTAGACAGAACAGAGGAAGTCCCGGCAGATTATAAAGAAATTTCTTTCGTCTGCTTAAGACCGGATGGTTGTCTGGAACTTCCGACTACTTTGGGGACGGTATGCAGAAAGGTAGCAAAAACATTAGAGGGATTTGAAGGCTTTCATTTCCACCAGTTACGTCACACCTATACAAGCAACCTTTTGGCAAATGGAGCTGCTCCAAAAGATGTGCAGGAATTATTAGGACACTCAGATGTAAGTACCACCATGAATGTCTATGCTCACTCCACAAGAGATGCGAAACGAAAATCGGTTCGGCTTCTTGATAAAGTGGTAGGCAATGACTAA
- a CDS encoding helix-turn-helix domain-containing protein encodes MKDKELRKLIGSRVKQRRLELNLTQPYVAEKMGVTASTILRYENGSIDNTKKMVLEGLSEALHVSVEWLKGETDEYETDITDKRELQIRDAMGDILEQLPLALTKEEDAFSKDLLLLMLKQYGLFLDSFQFACKNFKGNDGQTDIAKTIGFESNDEYNEIMFLREITPTINAFNEMADVVRLYSKKPKTAEQRLANLLSEVLYEDSESV; translated from the coding sequence ATGAAAGATAAAGAACTACGCAAGCTGATAGGCAGCAGAGTAAAACAGCGCCGTCTGGAATTGAATCTGACACAGCCTTATGTCGCAGAAAAGATGGGGGTTACCGCTTCTACAATCCTGCGTTATGAGAATGGTTCGATTGACAATACGAAAAAAATGGTGCTGGAAGGTCTTTCGGAAGCACTTCATGTATCTGTGGAATGGCTCAAAGGGGAAACAGATGAATATGAAACCGACATTACGGATAAGAGAGAGTTACAGATTCGTGATGCGATGGGAGATATTCTGGAACAGTTACCGCTTGCCCTTACCAAAGAAGAAGATGCTTTTTCAAAAGATTTATTACTGCTGATGTTAAAACAATATGGTCTGTTTTTGGATTCCTTTCAGTTCGCCTGCAAAAACTTCAAGGGGAATGATGGTCAGACGGATATTGCCAAAACAATAGGGTTTGAATCGAATGATGAATATAATGAGATTATGTTCTTAAGGGAAATCACTCCTACCATCAATGCTTTTAATGAGATGGCAGACGTTGTAAGGCTCTATTCCAAGAAACCAAAAACAGCAGAACAAAGGCTTGCAAATCTTTTATCAGAAGTCTTATACGAAGATTCCGAATCGGTATAG